One genomic region from Tautonia marina encodes:
- a CDS encoding sugar transferase, whose translation MKESSSPDQPSVSARSSGSSESGRVLIVGARRRLRRLGTMLDQRPWSGLRIVGFVDRSGRGRQLALHPGSEPIPVLGRLERLSDVIRSSRATHIIVALSDHPSRNSDPELHALQNPKLRVHWMADETGSTAQERGSRADLPHHRYQPAHTIGESIHSGRIAKRLLDLICAALGLLVMSPIFAAIALLIYTTSGRPIFYTQDRIGQGGRLFKIIKFRSMKPNAESDTGPIWAANHDDRCTPIGDWLRHSCLDELPQLINILRGDMSLVGPRPERPIFVERFQEEVPDYPLRHVVPVGLTGWAQVHGWRGRTSIRKRLQYDLDYVRRWSFWLDVKILWMTALHVAFGKVDWGMPRNRRVDREPTDALGRDTHA comes from the coding sequence ATGAAGGAATCATCCTCCCCTGATCAGCCCTCCGTTTCGGCTCGGTCGAGCGGTTCTTCGGAATCGGGCCGGGTTTTGATTGTCGGGGCTCGTCGCCGGCTTCGGCGCCTCGGAACCATGCTCGACCAGCGGCCCTGGTCTGGATTGCGGATTGTCGGATTCGTGGATCGTTCGGGCAGAGGTCGGCAACTGGCCCTCCATCCCGGTTCCGAACCGATTCCGGTCCTCGGTCGCCTGGAGCGGCTCTCCGACGTAATTCGAAGCTCGCGAGCGACGCATATCATTGTGGCCCTCTCCGATCATCCGAGCCGGAATTCCGATCCGGAACTCCATGCGCTCCAGAACCCCAAGCTTCGAGTGCACTGGATGGCAGACGAGACGGGATCGACCGCCCAGGAGCGAGGTTCCCGGGCCGATCTTCCCCACCACCGCTACCAGCCCGCTCACACGATCGGCGAGTCGATCCATTCTGGTCGGATCGCCAAGCGATTGCTCGATCTGATATGCGCGGCGTTAGGGCTGCTGGTGATGTCGCCGATTTTCGCGGCCATCGCACTCTTGATCTACACGACCTCGGGTCGGCCGATCTTTTACACACAGGATCGAATTGGGCAGGGGGGCCGGCTGTTCAAGATCATCAAGTTCCGCAGCATGAAACCGAACGCCGAGAGTGATACCGGCCCCATCTGGGCGGCCAACCACGACGACCGCTGCACCCCGATCGGCGACTGGCTCCGGCATTCCTGTCTCGACGAACTGCCCCAACTGATCAATATTCTTCGGGGCGACATGAGCCTGGTCGGCCCTCGTCCCGAGCGTCCCATTTTCGTCGAGCGCTTTCAGGAGGAGGTGCCCGATTACCCCCTGCGACACGTTGTGCCGGTGGGTCTGACCGGTTGGGCACAGGTCCACGGCTGGCGGGGCCGAACGTCGATCCGCAAGCGGCTGCAGTACGACCTCGACTACGTGCGCCGCTGGTCCTTCTGGCTCGACGTGAAAATTCTGTGGATGACCGCCCTGCACGTGGCCTTCGGCAAGGTCGATTGGGGCATGCCTCGCAACCGGAGGGTAGACCGTGAACCGACCGACGCTCTCGGTCGTGATACCCACGCATAA
- a CDS encoding glycosyltransferase family 2 protein: MNRPTLSVVIPTHNGRHLLPACLESLRRHRPEGLHLEVIVVDDASLDGSAEWLHAHAPDVRLIRLERNAGFCVAANAGIAAARGSIIQLLNNDAEVCEGWTEAGLAPFQDSSVGSVAPLVLIRSRPELVDSAGDCYAFFGWPSKRGHRQSADRWRLEPAGEVFGASASSAFYRAEALRKVGPFDPSYGSYYEDVDLAFRLRWAGYRCVFEPECRILHDVSATYDHGSPSLHRRMAKNAEALFWSNLPAGWLVAALIPHLGFLVVQFAWKVVKGRGRPFLLGKRDAIIELPRLLKLRAHRKQLARSAVAPLSFRLGLVPVGAAVDHIAQPIQAGAYVNP, encoded by the coding sequence GTGAACCGACCGACGCTCTCGGTCGTGATACCCACGCATAACGGCCGGCACCTGCTGCCCGCTTGCCTGGAGAGCCTCCGCAGGCACCGTCCCGAAGGGCTTCACCTAGAAGTGATCGTCGTGGACGATGCCTCGCTCGACGGTTCGGCCGAATGGCTCCATGCGCACGCTCCAGACGTTCGGCTGATCCGCCTGGAACGCAACGCCGGGTTCTGTGTGGCCGCCAACGCCGGAATTGCCGCGGCCCGGGGCTCGATCATCCAGCTCTTGAACAATGATGCCGAGGTCTGCGAAGGGTGGACCGAGGCCGGTCTGGCTCCCTTTCAGGACTCGAGCGTCGGCTCGGTCGCTCCCCTGGTGCTGATCCGATCGCGGCCCGAACTCGTCGATTCGGCCGGCGATTGCTACGCGTTCTTCGGCTGGCCGTCGAAACGAGGGCATCGTCAGTCGGCCGATCGCTGGAGGCTCGAACCCGCCGGGGAAGTCTTCGGCGCGAGTGCCTCAAGCGCCTTCTATCGGGCCGAGGCCCTGCGGAAGGTGGGGCCGTTTGACCCTTCGTACGGGTCGTACTACGAGGATGTTGACCTGGCGTTTCGGCTCCGATGGGCCGGGTATCGTTGCGTCTTCGAGCCGGAGTGCCGGATCTTGCACGACGTCTCGGCCACCTACGACCACGGCAGCCCAAGCCTGCACCGCCGCATGGCGAAGAACGCTGAGGCCCTGTTCTGGTCGAACCTGCCCGCGGGATGGCTCGTCGCGGCCCTGATTCCCCACCTGGGATTTCTGGTGGTTCAGTTCGCCTGGAAAGTGGTGAAGGGCAGGGGACGGCCGTTTCTGCTGGGGAAGCGAGACGCGATTATCGAGCTTCCTCGGTTGCTCAAACTTCGAGCGCATCGCAAGCAACTGGCCCGATCGGCCGTGGCTCCCCTGAGCTTTCGGCTCGGACTGGTGCCGGTCGGGGCGGCGGTCGATCACATCGCGCAACCGATCCAGGCCGGGGCTTACGTCAATCCGTAA